A window from Pseudomonas sp. MRSN 12121 encodes these proteins:
- a CDS encoding LysR substrate-binding domain-containing protein, whose amino-acid sequence MPRRLPPLYALRAFEAAARHSSFTRAAEELSITQSAVSRHIRTLEEHFACRLFQRSGRNLQLTEAARLLLPGIREGFTALERACNTLRAEDDILRMKAPSTLTMRWLLARLSRFRHLQPGNEVQLTSAWMDVDSVDFNQEPFDCAVLLSNGHFPPDWEASYLFPELLIPVGAPNLLNDQPWDVARLAATELLHPTPDRRDWRNWLERMGLSGQVSLKGGQVFDTLELGMIAAARGYGVSMGDLLMVAEDVAQGRLSLPWPTAVASGENYYLVWPKTRPGGERLRRLSDFLQNEVRAMQLPAVERLG is encoded by the coding sequence ATGCCCCGTCGTCTTCCGCCCCTGTATGCCTTGCGCGCCTTCGAGGCCGCGGCGCGGCACAGCTCGTTCACTCGCGCGGCCGAGGAACTGTCGATTACCCAGAGTGCCGTCAGCCGGCATATCCGTACCCTGGAAGAACACTTCGCCTGCCGGCTGTTCCAGCGCAGCGGGCGCAACCTGCAACTGACCGAGGCCGCGCGGTTGCTGTTGCCGGGCATCCGCGAAGGCTTCACCGCCCTCGAGCGCGCCTGCAATACCCTGCGCGCCGAGGATGACATCCTGCGCATGAAGGCACCCTCGACCCTGACCATGCGCTGGTTGCTGGCGCGCCTGAGCCGCTTCCGGCATTTGCAGCCGGGCAACGAAGTGCAATTGACCAGTGCCTGGATGGACGTCGACTCGGTGGACTTCAACCAGGAGCCATTCGACTGCGCGGTGCTGTTGAGCAATGGTCACTTTCCCCCGGACTGGGAGGCCAGCTACCTGTTTCCGGAACTGCTGATCCCGGTAGGGGCGCCGAACCTGCTCAACGATCAGCCCTGGGACGTGGCGCGGCTGGCGGCCACCGAGCTGCTGCACCCGACCCCGGACCGTCGCGACTGGCGCAACTGGCTGGAGCGCATGGGGCTGTCCGGACAGGTGTCGCTCAAGGGCGGCCAGGTATTCGACACCCTGGAGCTGGGCATGATCGCCGCGGCGCGTGGTTATGGGGTGTCCATGGGCGACCTGTTGATGGTGGCCGAGGATGTGGCCCAGGGACGCCTGAGCCTGCCGTGGCCGACAGCGGTGGCCAGTGGCGAGAACTATTACCTGGTATGGCCCAAGACCCGGCCCGGAGGTGAACGTTTGCGCCGCCTCAGCGATTTTCTCCAGAACGAGGTCCGGGCCATGCAATTGCCCGCGGTAGAGCGCCTCGGCTGA
- a CDS encoding NorM family multidrug efflux MATE transporter yields MQHPARTELWAILRLAGPLIASQLAHMLMVLTDTLMMARLSPEALAGGGLGAATYSFVSIFCIGVIAAVGTLVAIRQGAGDIEGAARLTQAGLWLAWLMALVAGLLLWNLKPVLLLFGQTESNVQSAGQFLLILPFALPGYLSFMALRGFTSAIGRATPVMVISLGGTVANFLLNYALITGMFGLPKLGLVGIGLVTAIVANCMALALAWHIKRHPAYAAYPLRQGLARPNRQYLRELWRLGLPIGGTYAVEVGLFAFAALCMGTMGSTQLAAHQIALQIVSVAFMVPAGISYAITMRIGQHYGAGQLLQARLAGRVGIAFGGAAMLCFAMVFWLLPNQLIGLFLDHDDPAFREVINLAVSLLAVAAWFELFDGTQTIAMGAIRGLKDAKTTFLVGLGCYWLIGAPTAWLMAFTLGWGATGVWWGLASGLACAAISLTLAFEWKMQRMIRREGAGSRSQDGFQAVRDSL; encoded by the coding sequence ATGCAGCATCCAGCACGTACCGAACTCTGGGCCATTCTGCGGTTGGCCGGACCGCTGATCGCCTCGCAGTTGGCGCACATGCTGATGGTCCTGACCGACACCCTGATGATGGCCCGCCTCAGCCCGGAAGCCCTGGCCGGCGGCGGCCTGGGCGCGGCCACCTATTCGTTCGTGTCGATTTTCTGCATCGGCGTGATCGCCGCGGTCGGCACCCTGGTCGCGATCCGCCAGGGCGCCGGCGACATCGAGGGCGCCGCCCGCCTGACCCAGGCCGGGCTCTGGCTGGCCTGGCTGATGGCGCTGGTCGCCGGCTTGCTGTTGTGGAACCTCAAGCCGGTATTGCTGCTGTTCGGCCAGACCGAGAGCAACGTGCAGTCCGCCGGCCAGTTCCTGCTGATCTTGCCGTTCGCCCTGCCCGGCTACCTGAGCTTCATGGCCCTGCGCGGCTTCACCAGCGCCATCGGCCGCGCCACGCCGGTGATGGTCATCAGCCTGGGCGGCACCGTGGCCAACTTCCTGCTCAACTACGCCTTGATCACCGGCATGTTCGGCTTGCCGAAACTGGGGCTGGTGGGCATCGGCCTGGTCACCGCGATCGTCGCCAACTGCATGGCCCTGGCGCTGGCCTGGCATATCAAGCGGCATCCGGCCTATGCCGCCTACCCGCTGCGCCAGGGCCTGGCGCGGCCCAACCGCCAGTACCTGCGGGAACTGTGGCGCCTGGGCCTGCCCATCGGCGGCACCTATGCGGTGGAAGTCGGGCTGTTCGCCTTCGCCGCGCTGTGCATGGGCACCATGGGCAGCACCCAGCTGGCGGCGCACCAGATCGCCCTGCAGATCGTCTCGGTGGCCTTCATGGTGCCGGCCGGGATCTCCTACGCGATCACCATGCGCATCGGCCAGCACTACGGCGCCGGGCAGCTGTTGCAGGCGCGCCTGGCCGGGCGGGTCGGGATCGCCTTTGGCGGCGCGGCGATGCTGTGTTTCGCCATGGTGTTCTGGCTCTTGCCGAACCAGTTGATCGGGCTGTTCCTCGACCATGACGACCCGGCCTTTCGCGAGGTGATCAACCTGGCGGTCAGCCTGCTGGCGGTAGCAGCCTGGTTCGAGCTGTTCGACGGCACCCAGACCATCGCCATGGGCGCGATCCGCGGCCTCAAGGACGCCAAGACCACCTTCCTCGTGGGCCTGGGCTGCTACTGGCTGATCGGGGCGCCGACGGCCTGGCTGATGGCGTTCACCCTTGGCTGGGGAGCGACCGGCGTGTGGTGGGGCCTGGCGTCGGGGCTGGCCTGCGCCGCCATCAGCCTGACCCTGGCGTTTGAATGGAAGATGCAGCGGATGATCCGCCGGGAAGGCGCCGGCAGCCGTTCGCAGGATGGTTTCCAGGCAGTGCGGGATTCTCTGTAG
- a CDS encoding bifunctional diguanylate cyclase/phosphodiesterase yields the protein MSKPVEPLRLLLLAEDPAWAALLRECLAPLGDSVVLISAPTWESVSRLFDEDRSAILLTVPQLQPAPGRCSLPTILLLDQEPSSTPAGASDWLVSKNLGTDTVRRCLRHVRERGLLESTLQRLAEQDPLTGIANRQGFQTLLAARLAENEGRGLALGHLDLDNFRHANDALGHQAGDRLILQVVSRLKSQLEAGDQLARLGSDEFALLIDTRRAPQRAEWMAERIAEVMAEPYWIDGESLLIGCSLGIAHARANAGADPLMWHAHIAMQQAKSTQGCTFHVFNERINRNARSLADLESELRRALRRDELELHYQPRLNLHDGQIVGLEALVRWRHGERGLLPPSEFVPLAEQSGLIVPLGYWVISRALRDMQVLRERGLSPLHMAVNLSFRQFQDSQLLSTLSRLIAERGVEAQWLEFELTETAVMRRSDLVKQTMDALGRLGVRFSLDDFGTGFSSFVHLNSLPIALLKIDKSFVGGMEQREENRKLVHAMINLAHNLHLEVVAEGVETPEQLALLRSFGCDQVQGYLISKPLPLAELVEYLTFGRSQQILTV from the coding sequence TTGTCCAAGCCTGTCGAACCCTTGCGCTTGCTGCTGCTGGCTGAAGATCCGGCGTGGGCAGCGTTGTTGCGCGAGTGTCTCGCGCCGTTGGGAGACTCGGTGGTGCTGATCAGCGCGCCAACCTGGGAGTCTGTCAGCCGCCTGTTCGACGAGGATCGCTCGGCGATTCTGTTGACCGTCCCCCAACTGCAACCGGCCCCGGGCCGATGCAGCCTGCCCACCATACTGCTGCTGGACCAGGAGCCATCGAGTACGCCGGCGGGCGCCAGCGATTGGCTGGTGAGCAAGAACCTCGGTACCGATACGGTGCGCCGTTGCCTGCGCCATGTGCGCGAGCGCGGGCTGCTGGAGAGCACCCTGCAGCGCCTGGCCGAGCAGGACCCCTTGACCGGCATCGCCAACCGCCAGGGTTTCCAGACCCTGCTGGCGGCGCGCCTGGCGGAAAACGAAGGGCGGGGGCTGGCGCTGGGGCACCTGGACCTGGACAACTTCCGGCACGCCAACGATGCGCTGGGCCACCAGGCCGGCGACCGCTTGATCCTGCAAGTGGTCTCGCGGCTGAAAAGCCAGCTGGAGGCCGGCGATCAGCTGGCACGCCTGGGCAGCGACGAATTCGCCCTGCTGATCGACACCCGCCGGGCGCCGCAGCGCGCCGAATGGATGGCCGAGCGCATCGCCGAAGTCATGGCCGAGCCGTACTGGATCGATGGTGAAAGCCTGTTGATCGGTTGCAGCCTGGGCATCGCCCATGCCCGGGCCAACGCCGGTGCTGACCCGCTGATGTGGCACGCGCACATTGCCATGCAGCAGGCCAAGAGCACCCAGGGCTGTACCTTTCATGTCTTCAACGAACGCATCAACCGCAACGCCCGCAGCCTCGCCGACCTGGAAAGCGAGCTGCGCCGGGCCTTGCGCCGCGACGAACTGGAGCTGCATTACCAGCCGCGCCTGAACCTGCACGACGGGCAGATCGTCGGCCTCGAGGCCCTGGTGCGCTGGCGCCATGGCGAACGCGGCCTGTTGCCGCCCAGCGAGTTCGTGCCGCTGGCCGAGCAGAGCGGCCTGATCGTGCCGCTGGGCTACTGGGTGATTTCCCGGGCGCTGCGCGACATGCAGGTGTTGCGCGAGCGTGGCCTGTCGCCGCTGCACATGGCGGTCAATCTGTCGTTCCGCCAGTTCCAGGACAGCCAACTGCTGTCGACCCTCAGCCGGCTGATTGCCGAGCGCGGGGTCGAGGCGCAATGGCTGGAGTTCGAGCTGACCGAAACCGCGGTGATGCGCCGCAGCGACCTGGTCAAGCAGACCATGGATGCGCTGGGGCGGCTGGGGGTGCGGTTTTCCCTGGACGATTTCGGCACCGGCTTCTCGTCGTTCGTGCACCTCAACAGCCTGCCGATCGCCCTGCTGAAGATCGACAAGAGCTTTGTCGGCGGCATGGAGCAGCGTGAGGAGAACCGCAAGCTGGTGCACGCCATGATCAACCTGGCGCACAACCTTCATCTCGAGGTGGTGGCCGAAGGCGTGGAAACCCCCGAGCAACTGGCCTTGCTGCGCAGCTTCGGCTGCGACCAGGTGCAGGGCTACCTGATCAGCAAGCCGTTGCCGCTGGCGGAGCTGGTGGAATACCTGACGTTCGGCCGCAGCCAGCAGATCCTGACTGTGTAA
- the rep gene encoding DNA helicase Rep: protein MSRLNPRQQEAVNYVGGPLLVLAGAGSGKTSVITRKIAHLIQNCGIRAQYIVAMTFTNKAAREMKERVGTLLRSGEGRGLTVSTFHNLGLNIIRKEHVRLGYKPGFSIFDETDVKALMTDIMQKEYSGDDGVDEIKNMIGAWKNDLILPAQALENARNPKEQTAAIVYTHYQRTLKAFNAVDFDDLILLPVKLFEEHADILEKWQNKVRYLLVDEYQDTNASQYLLVKMLIGKRNQFTVVGDDDQSIYAWRGARPENLMLLKEDYPSLKVVMLEQNYRSTSRILRCANVLISNNPHEFEKQLWSEMGHGDEIRVIRCKNEDAEAERVAMEILTLHLRTNRPYSDFAILYRGNYQAKLIELKLQHHQIPYRLSGGNSFFGRQEVKDLMAYFRLIVNPDDDNAFLRVINVPRREIGSTTLEKLGNYATGRKISMYAATEEIGLGEHLDSRFTDRLARFKRFMDRVREQCAGEDPIAALRSMIMDIDYENWLRTNSSSDKAADYRMGNVWFLIEALKNTLEKDEDGEMTIEDAIGKLVLRDMLERQQEEEDGAEGVQMMTLHASKGLEFPYVFIMGMEEEILPHRSSIEADTIEEERRLAYVGITRARQTLAFTFAAKRKQYGEVIDCAPSRFLDELPPDDLAWEGNDDTPTEVKAVRGNNALADIRAMLKR, encoded by the coding sequence ATGTCCCGACTCAATCCCCGGCAGCAAGAAGCCGTGAACTACGTCGGCGGCCCTCTTTTGGTGCTCGCCGGTGCTGGCTCCGGCAAGACCAGCGTGATCACGCGCAAGATCGCCCACCTGATCCAGAACTGCGGCATCCGCGCGCAGTACATCGTCGCCATGACCTTCACCAACAAGGCCGCGCGCGAGATGAAGGAGCGGGTCGGCACCCTGCTGCGCAGCGGCGAAGGCCGCGGGCTGACCGTGTCGACCTTCCACAACCTGGGGCTGAACATCATCCGCAAGGAGCATGTGCGGCTGGGCTACAAGCCGGGCTTCTCGATCTTCGACGAGACCGACGTGAAGGCCCTGATGACCGACATCATGCAAAAGGAATACTCGGGCGACGACGGCGTCGACGAGATCAAGAACATGATCGGCGCCTGGAAGAACGACCTGATCCTGCCGGCCCAGGCCCTGGAAAACGCGCGCAACCCCAAGGAGCAGACCGCCGCCATCGTCTACACCCACTACCAGCGCACGCTCAAGGCGTTCAACGCGGTGGACTTCGACGACCTGATCCTGCTGCCGGTGAAGCTGTTCGAGGAGCACGCCGACATCCTGGAGAAGTGGCAGAACAAGGTGCGCTATCTGCTGGTGGACGAATACCAGGACACCAACGCCAGCCAGTATCTGCTGGTGAAGATGCTGATCGGCAAGCGCAACCAGTTCACCGTGGTGGGCGACGACGACCAGTCGATCTACGCCTGGCGCGGCGCGCGTCCGGAAAACCTGATGCTGCTCAAGGAAGACTACCCGTCCCTGAAAGTGGTGATGCTCGAGCAGAACTACCGCTCCACCAGCCGCATCCTGCGCTGCGCCAACGTGCTGATCTCCAACAACCCCCACGAGTTCGAGAAGCAGCTGTGGAGCGAAATGGGCCATGGCGACGAGATCCGCGTGATCCGCTGCAAGAACGAGGACGCCGAGGCCGAGCGGGTGGCCATGGAGATCCTCACCCTGCACCTGCGCACCAACCGCCCCTACAGCGATTTCGCGATCCTTTACCGGGGCAACTACCAGGCCAAGCTCATCGAGCTGAAGCTGCAGCATCACCAGATTCCCTATCGCCTGTCCGGCGGCAACAGCTTCTTCGGGCGCCAGGAAGTGAAGGACCTGATGGCCTACTTCCGCCTGATCGTGAACCCGGACGACGACAACGCCTTCCTGCGGGTGATCAACGTGCCGCGCCGGGAAATCGGCTCCACGACCCTGGAGAAACTCGGCAACTACGCCACCGGGCGCAAGATCTCGATGTACGCCGCCACCGAGGAAATCGGCCTGGGCGAGCACCTGGACAGCCGCTTCACCGACCGCCTGGCGCGCTTCAAGCGCTTCATGGACCGGGTTCGCGAGCAATGCGCCGGCGAGGACCCGATCGCCGCCCTGCGCAGCATGATCATGGACATCGACTACGAGAACTGGCTGCGTACCAACAGCTCCAGCGACAAGGCCGCCGACTACCGCATGGGCAACGTGTGGTTCCTGATCGAGGCGTTGAAGAACACCCTGGAGAAGGACGAAGACGGCGAGATGACCATCGAGGACGCCATCGGCAAGCTGGTGTTGCGCGACATGCTGGAGCGTCAGCAGGAAGAGGAAGATGGCGCCGAAGGCGTACAGATGATGACCCTGCATGCGTCCAAGGGCCTGGAATTCCCCTACGTGTTCATCATGGGCATGGAGGAGGAAATCCTCCCCCACCGCTCCAGCATCGAAGCCGACACCATCGAGGAAGAACGCCGCCTGGCCTACGTGGGCATCACCCGCGCGCGCCAGACCCTGGCGTTCACCTTCGCCGCCAAGCGCAAGCAGTACGGCGAAGTCATCGACTGCGCCCCCAGCCGCTTCCTCGACGAACTGCCGCCGGATGACCTGGCCTGGGAAGGCAACGACGACACCCCGACCGAGGTCAAGGCGGTGCGCGGCAATAACGCATTGGCGGATATACGCGCGATGCTAAAGCGCTAG
- a CDS encoding xanthine phosphoribosyltransferase produces MEALHKKIREEGIVLSDQVLKVDAFLNHQIDPALMKLIGDEFAALFKDSGITKIVTIEASGIAPAIMTGLNLGVPVIFARKHQSLTLTENLLSATVYSFTKQTESTVAISPRHLTSSDRVLIIDDFLANGKASQALISIIKQAGATVAGLGIVIEKSFQGGRAELDAQGYRVESLARVKSLAGGVVTFI; encoded by the coding sequence ATGGAAGCACTGCACAAGAAAATCCGCGAAGAAGGCATCGTGCTTTCCGATCAGGTCCTGAAAGTCGACGCGTTCCTGAACCACCAGATCGACCCGGCCCTGATGAAGCTGATCGGCGACGAATTCGCCGCGCTGTTCAAGGACTCGGGCATCACCAAGATCGTCACCATCGAAGCCTCGGGTATCGCTCCGGCGATCATGACCGGCCTGAACCTGGGCGTACCGGTGATTTTCGCGCGCAAGCACCAGTCCCTGACCCTGACCGAGAACCTGCTGTCGGCGACCGTCTACTCGTTCACCAAGCAGACCGAAAGCACCGTGGCGATTTCCCCGCGCCACCTGACCAGCAGCGACCGCGTGCTGATCATCGACGACTTCCTGGCCAACGGTAAGGCATCCCAGGCCCTGATCTCGATCATCAAACAAGCCGGCGCCACCGTGGCCGGCCTGGGTATCGTGATCGAGAAGTCGTTCCAGGGCGGCCGCGCCGAACTGGATGCGCAAGGCTATCGCGTGGAATCCCTGGCCCGGGTCAAATCCCTGGCCGGCGGCGTGGTGACCTTTATCTAA